From the Bacillota bacterium genome, one window contains:
- the rpoC gene encoding DNA-directed RNA polymerase subunit beta', protein MLDLTNFDRIRIGLASWDHITTWSHGEVKKPETINYRTLKPERDGLFCERIFGPTRDWECYCGKYKRVRYKGMVCDRCGVEVTRSKVRRERLGHIRLAAPVSHIWYFKGIPSRMGLLLDMSPRALEKVLYYVSYIVTEPGSTPLFKKQLLTEQEYREFRDKHGMDFQATMGAEAILRLLEEIDLNDLAAELRQEIRDVTGQRRIRAIRRLEVVESFRKSQNSPAWMIVQVLPVIPPELRPMVQLDGGRFATSDLNDLYRRVINRNNRLKRLLELGAPDIIVRNEKRMLQEAVDALIDNGRRGRPVTGPGNRPLKSLSDMLKGKQGRFRQNLLGKRVDYSGRSVIVVGPSLKLHQCGLPKEMALELFKPFVMKRLVGDGYAHNIKSAKRKVERVRPEVWDVLEDVIKEHPVLLNRAPTLHRLGIQAFEPVLVEGRAIQIHPLVCTAYNADFDGDQMAVHVPLSAEAQTEARLLMLSTYNILNPKDGRPVTIPTQDMVLGIYYLTIERPGARGEGKAFRDFNEAVLAYESGTVGLHALIKVKKEDTLLETTVGRLVFNEAMPPEISYINKLVDKKELSLIVDRCYRRLGYKRTAELLDGIKQLGFKYATQGGLTIGMNDIVIPERKKEILGEAESHVQMIEDQYRRGLITFDEKYRQTIEIWNRATELVTQELLNTLDRFNPVYMMATSGARGNIQQIRQLAGLRGLMADPSGRIIDLPIKANFREGLSVLEYFISTHGARKGLADTALRTADSGYLTRRLVDVAQDVIVREIDCGTDEYVEVGDVRDGTEIIEVLIDRIVGRTAGLPVVHPETGAVIVDAGREILEEAAEEIEKAGIKKVALRSVFICKTRHGVCKKCYGRNLATGRVVDIGEAIGIIAAQSIGEPGTQLTMRTFHTGGVAGEDITQGLPRVEELFEARRPKGQAIVAEIDGLVEVREVKGRREIEIRSETGERVQYAIPFGARLKVQNGDYIEAGDELSEGSVNPHDLLKIKGPTAVQQYLLREVQRVYRMQGVDINDKHIEVVIRQMLRKVKVEEPGDTEFLPGSLVDILDLDEENRRVEADGGSPATSKSVLLGITKASLATDSFLSAASFQETTRVLTEAAIKGKVDPLLGLKENVIIGKLIPAGTGMNRYRSIEVDQAAEIPAEEAPVH, encoded by the coding sequence GTGCTGGATCTCACCAATTTTGACCGGATCAGAATCGGGCTGGCATCTTGGGACCACATCACCACCTGGTCCCACGGCGAAGTTAAAAAGCCGGAGACCATCAACTACCGGACTCTGAAGCCGGAACGCGACGGGCTGTTTTGCGAGCGGATCTTTGGACCGACCCGGGACTGGGAATGCTACTGCGGCAAGTACAAAAGGGTACGCTACAAAGGCATGGTCTGCGACCGCTGCGGCGTCGAGGTCACCCGTTCCAAGGTGCGCCGGGAACGGTTGGGGCACATCAGACTGGCCGCGCCGGTATCCCATATCTGGTACTTCAAAGGGATTCCGTCCCGGATGGGGCTCTTGCTCGATATGTCCCCGCGCGCTCTGGAAAAAGTGCTGTACTACGTTTCTTATATCGTCACCGAGCCCGGGAGTACCCCGCTGTTCAAGAAACAGCTGCTGACCGAGCAGGAATACCGCGAGTTCCGCGATAAGCACGGAATGGATTTTCAGGCCACCATGGGCGCCGAGGCGATCCTGCGCCTTCTGGAAGAAATCGACCTCAATGATCTGGCCGCCGAACTGCGGCAGGAGATCCGGGATGTGACCGGACAGCGCCGCATCCGGGCGATCCGCCGGCTGGAAGTGGTCGAGTCCTTCCGCAAGTCCCAGAACAGCCCGGCCTGGATGATCGTGCAGGTGCTCCCGGTCATCCCGCCGGAACTCAGGCCGATGGTACAACTCGACGGGGGGCGCTTCGCCACCTCGGATTTGAATGACCTCTACCGGCGCGTGATCAACCGGAACAACCGGTTAAAGCGCCTGCTTGAACTGGGCGCGCCGGACATCATCGTCCGCAACGAGAAGCGCATGCTCCAGGAGGCGGTCGACGCCCTGATCGACAACGGGAGGCGAGGCCGGCCGGTGACCGGGCCCGGGAACCGCCCGCTGAAGTCCTTGAGCGACATGCTCAAAGGGAAGCAGGGGCGTTTCCGGCAGAACCTCTTGGGCAAGCGGGTCGATTACTCCGGTCGTTCGGTGATCGTGGTCGGCCCCTCGTTGAAGCTGCACCAGTGCGGCCTGCCCAAGGAGATGGCGCTCGAGCTTTTCAAGCCGTTTGTAATGAAGCGCTTGGTCGGTGACGGCTACGCCCACAACATCAAAAGCGCCAAGCGCAAGGTGGAGCGGGTGCGGCCCGAGGTCTGGGACGTGCTGGAGGACGTGATCAAGGAGCACCCGGTCCTTTTGAACCGGGCGCCCACCCTGCACCGCCTGGGGATCCAGGCCTTTGAGCCGGTGCTGGTCGAGGGCCGGGCCATTCAGATTCACCCGCTGGTGTGCACGGCCTACAACGCCGACTTCGACGGTGACCAAATGGCGGTGCATGTGCCGCTTTCGGCGGAGGCCCAGACCGAAGCCCGGCTCCTGATGCTGTCCACCTACAATATCTTGAACCCGAAGGACGGCCGGCCGGTGACCATTCCCACCCAGGACATGGTGCTCGGGATTTACTACCTGACCATTGAGCGCCCGGGGGCCCGGGGTGAGGGGAAGGCTTTTCGCGACTTCAACGAGGCCGTCCTGGCCTATGAGTCCGGTACTGTTGGACTGCACGCGTTAATCAAAGTGAAAAAAGAGGACACGCTTCTTGAGACCACCGTGGGACGGCTGGTGTTCAACGAGGCGATGCCGCCGGAAATAAGCTACATCAATAAGCTGGTGGATAAAAAGGAACTGAGCCTCATTGTCGACCGGTGCTACCGCCGCCTGGGGTATAAGCGGACGGCCGAGCTTTTAGACGGCATTAAGCAGCTCGGTTTCAAGTACGCCACCCAGGGCGGACTGACCATCGGCATGAACGATATCGTGATCCCGGAACGCAAAAAGGAGATCCTGGGCGAGGCCGAGAGCCATGTGCAAATGATTGAGGATCAGTACCGGCGCGGGCTGATCACCTTTGACGAGAAATACCGCCAGACCATCGAGATCTGGAACCGGGCCACGGAGCTGGTCACCCAGGAACTTTTGAACACCCTGGATCGCTTCAACCCGGTATACATGATGGCTACCTCGGGCGCCCGGGGCAACATCCAACAGATCCGGCAGCTGGCCGGCCTGCGCGGCCTGATGGCCGACCCTTCGGGACGGATCATCGACCTGCCGATCAAGGCGAACTTCCGGGAGGGGCTCTCGGTGCTTGAGTACTTCATCTCCACCCACGGCGCGCGCAAAGGTCTGGCGGATACCGCGCTGCGGACCGCCGACTCGGGCTACCTGACCCGGAGGCTGGTGGATGTGGCCCAGGACGTGATCGTGCGGGAAATAGACTGCGGGACCGACGAATACGTCGAGGTCGGTGACGTGCGTGACGGCACGGAGATTATCGAGGTGCTTATCGACCGGATTGTGGGCCGCACCGCGGGGTTGCCCGTCGTCCACCCGGAAACGGGGGCCGTAATAGTCGACGCCGGGCGGGAAATCCTGGAGGAGGCCGCGGAAGAGATTGAGAAGGCCGGGATCAAGAAGGTGGCGCTCCGCTCGGTGTTCATCTGCAAAACCCGGCACGGGGTGTGCAAGAAGTGCTACGGGCGCAACCTGGCGACCGGCCGGGTCGTGGACATCGGCGAGGCGATCGGCATCATCGCCGCGCAGTCCATTGGTGAGCCCGGCACCCAGTTGACCATGCGCACCTTCCACACCGGCGGCGTGGCCGGGGAAGACATCACCCAGGGTCTGCCGCGCGTGGAGGAGCTTTTTGAAGCCCGGCGCCCCAAGGGGCAGGCGATTGTGGCCGAGATCGACGGGCTGGTCGAGGTCCGCGAGGTGAAGGGCCGGCGGGAGATCGAAATTCGGAGCGAGACCGGCGAGCGCGTGCAGTACGCCATTCCGTTCGGCGCCCGCCTGAAAGTTCAAAACGGGGACTACATCGAGGCCGGGGATGAGTTGTCCGAGGGTTCGGTCAATCCACACGACCTTTTAAAGATCAAGGGCCCGACGGCTGTACAGCAGTACCTCCTGCGGGAAGTCCAGCGGGTGTACCGGATGCAGGGCGTGGACATCAACGACAAGCACATCGAGGTGGTCATCCGCCAGATGCTGCGCAAAGTAAAAGTCGAAGAACCTGGAGACACCGAATTCCTGCCCGGCAGCCTGGTCGACATCCTGGACCTGGACGAAGAGAACCGGCGCGTGGAGGCGGACGGCGGCAGTCCGGCCACCAGCAAGTCCGTGCTGCTCGGCATCACCAAGGCTTCACTGGCCACGGACTCCTTCCTGTCGGCGGCCTCCTTCCAGGAGACCACGCGGGTCCTGACCGAGGCGGCCATCAAGGGCAAGGTGGACCCGCTTTTGGGTTTGAAGGAAAACGTGATCATCGGCAAGCTGATTCCGGCCGGCACCGGCATGAACCGCTATCGGAGTATCGAGGTCGACCAGGCGGCGGAAATCCCGGCCGAGGAAGCGCCGGTCCACTAG